DNA sequence from the Sediminibacillus dalangtanensis genome:
ATTCAGCGATTGCTTCAAGATGCTGGCATAGAAGGCGACTATCGCAGTATTTATACGCAATTGGAGCTGCTTAATTGGCAAATGTATAGTGGCACCCAATATTATGAAAAACCGGAATATCCGTATTCACCTGAGGAATTCACACAATTGCAAGATCCTGCTTTAGCGGCAAGAGCATTTGAAAGAAATTTTGAACGGCCTAGAGATCTCCACCCGGAGCGTGCTGATATGGCTATAGGTTGGTATAACTATTTAACTGGTAATGGAAATGAAGATGGTAATTCCGGTGGCTCCGACGGTGGTGGGGCCAGCACTTATACCGTGCAATCCGGGGACAACTTAAGTTCGATCGCCGTGAGATTTGGAGTGACCGTTGCACAATTGCAGGAATGGAATAATATCAGTGATCCAGATTCGATTCAAATCGGCCAGGTATTACGGGTGAAAGCCCCAACAGATGGTGGCGGAAGCGGAGCGAGCACCTATACGGTACAATCCGGAGACAACTTGAGTTCGATCGCCGTGAAATTCGGGGTGACCGTTGCACAGTTACAGGAGTGGAATAATATCAGTGATCCAGACGCGATTCAGATTGGCCAGGTATTGCAGGTGAAAGCCCCGGCAGACGGAGGCGGAAGCGGAGCAAGCACCTATACGGTACAGTCCGGAGACAACCTAAGTTCCATCGCCGTAAAGTTCGGAGTAACCGTTGCACAGTTGCAGGAGTGGAATAATATTAGTGATCCAGATTCGATTCAAATCGGCCAAGTATTGCAAGTAAAAGCGCCGGCAGATGGAGGTGGAAGCGGAGCGAGCACCTATACGGTACAGTCGGGAGATAACCTAAGTTCCATCGCCGTAAAGTTCGGAGTAACCGTTGCCCAGTTACAGGAGTGGAATAACATTAGTGATCCAGATTCGATTCAAATCGGCCAAGTATTGCAAGTAAAAGCGCCGGCAGATGGAGGCGGAAGCGGAGCGAGCACCTATACGGTACAGTCAGGAGACAACTTGAGTTCGATCGCCGTGAAATTCGGGGTGACCGTTGCCCAGTTACAGGAGTGGAATAACATAAGCGACCCGGATTCTATCCAGATTGGCCAGGTATTAAAAGTAAAAGCCCCGGCAGACGGGGGAGGAAGCGGAGCGAGCACTTATACGGTACAGTCGGGAGATAACCTAAGTTCCATCGCCGTGAAATTCGGAGTGACCGTTGCACAGTTACAGGAGTGGAATAATATTAGTGATCCAAATTCAATTCAAATCGGCCAAGTATTGCAAGTGAAAGCTCCAACAGATGGAGGCGGAAGCGGAGCAAGCACCTATACGGTACAGTCTGGAGATAACCTAAGTTCCATCGCCGTGAAATTCGGGGTGACCGTTGCACAGTTACAGGAATGGAATAACATTAGTGATCCAAATTCAATTCAAATCGGCCAAGTATTGCAAGTGAAAGCCCCGACAGACGGTGGCGGAAGCGGAGCGAGCACCTATACGGTGCAGTCGGGAGACAACTTGAGTTCGATTGCCGTGAAATTTGGTGTGACGGTCGCGCAATTACAGGAATGGAATAACATTAGTGATCCAAATTCAATTCAAATCGGCCAAGTATTACAAGTGAAAGCTCCAACAGACGGAGGCGGAAGTGGAGCAAGCACCTATACGGTACAGTCAGGAGACAACTTGAGTTCGATCGCCGTAAAATTCGGGGTGACCGTTGCACAGTTACAGGAGTGGAATAACATTAGTGATCCAAATTCAATTCAAATCGGCCAAGTATTACAAGTGAAAGCTCCAACAGATGGTGGCGGAAGCGGAGCGAGCACTTATACGGTACAGTCCGGAGACAACTTGAGTTCGATCGCCGTAAAATTCGGGGTGACCGTTGCACAGTTACAGGAGTGGAATAACATTAGCGATCCCAATGCAATCCAGATTGGCCAAGTATTAATAGTAGGTTAAAGTATAGAACAAGAAAAAAGTTTATAGAAACGAGTTAAGGCATCTCTTGTAGGTGCCTTTTTTCTATCTGTCCAGGGACTGCTGCTATTTTTCTATATTTAAGCTTCTCCAATCTTGTACTAATGAAATTCATGATGAATGGGTCTCATAGATATTGACACCATTTAGGAGATGTGATATTTATTTGTTAGGCATTAGCACTCTGAAGCGTCGAGTGCTAAAATAAATGAATGCATACTAAAAACTTCATCTAAAAGGGGCTGTAAAAATGGGAAAAAGAAAATTCAAGGCAGAATCCAAACGGTTGCTAGACTTAATGATTAACTCTATCTACTCACAGCGTGAAGTGTTTTTGCGGGAGTTGATTTCCAACGCTAGCGATGCCATCGATAAAATTTATTACAGAGCACTGACCGATGAAAATCTCACCTTTAACCAAAGTGATTACTACATAAAGATTGAGGCGGATAAGGAAGCTCGTACGCTGACACTCCTCGATACCGGAATCGGCATGACCCAGGAAGAACTTGAGAAAAACCTGGGAACCATCGCAAAGAGCGGATCGTTGAACTTCAAAAATGAAAACGAAGTAAAAGACGGGCACGATATTATCGGCCAGTTCGGAGTAGGATTTTATGCGGCATTCATGGTTGCCGATGTGGTGACTGTAACGAGTAAGGCACTTGGCAGTGACGAAGCCTTCAAATGGGAGTCAAAAGGCTCCGACGGTTATACCATTGAACCGGTGGATAAAGAATCAACCGGTACGGTGATTACCTTGAAGCTCAAAGAGAACACAGAAGATGAAAACTATGATGAATTCCTGGAAGAGTATCGCTTAAAAGAAATCGTCAAAAAGTATTCAGACTTTATCCGCTATCCGATCAAAATGGATGTAACCAAGAGCAAGAAAGAAGAAGACGGCGACGAGTATGTTGAATATAAAGAAGAAGAAACCATCAATAGCATGGTGCCGATCTGGAAAAAGAATAAAAACGAGCTAAGCGATGAAGATTACGAGAATTTCTATCGGGAAAAGCGTTATGGGTTTGACAAGCCGCTGAAGCACATTCATTTGAGTGTGGACGGTACGATCCGTTACAACGCGATGCTGTTCATTCCGGAAAGCCGTCCGTTTGATTACTATACACAAGAGTATCAAAAAGGGCTGGAGTTGTATTCCAATGGCGTTCTGATCATGGAAAAATGTGCCGACCTGATTCCGGATCACTTCAGTTTCGTAAAAGGACTGGTAGATTCCGAAGATCTTTCTTTGAACATCTCCCGGGAAATGTTGCAGCATGACAGACAACTGAAGCTGATCGCCAAAAACATTAACAAAAAAATCAAGTCGCAGCTTCTCAGCCTGCAAAAGGACGACCGGGAGCAGTACGAGAAGTTTTATAACGCCTTCGGCAGACAGATTAAGTTTGGCGTTTATAACGAATTCGGCGCCAATAAAGATGTGCTGAAAGACCTGCTATTGTTCTATTCTTCGAAAGAGAAGAAGCTCGTCACTTTGGCTGAATATGTATCGAGAATGCCGGAGGACCAAAAGTATATTTATTATGCGACAGGAGAATCGATCGACCGAATCGACAAGCTGCCGCAAACAGAGCTCGTAGCCGATAAAGGATACGAAATCCTTTATTTCACGGAAGAAATCGACGAATTCGCCATCCGCATGCTGGCAAGCTATGAAGAAAAAGAATTCAAGTCTGTTTCCAGCAATGATCTGGGATTAGGGGACGAAGAAGAGAAGACAGAAGGCGATGAAAAAGAACATCAAGAACTGTTTGATTATATGAAAGAGCAGCTGAACGGGAAAATTAAACAAGTGCGGGTATCCAAGCGCTTGAAAACCCACCCGGTTTGCTTGACGGCAGACGGCGAGATTTCCATCGAAATGGAAAAAGTCATCAATGCCATGCCGGACAATCAGCATATTTCTGCGGACAAAGTGTTGGAAATCAATCCAACCCACGAGGTTTTTGGGATTTTGAAGGATGCTTTTGAAAAGGATAAAGATAAACTAAATCTTTATACAAACATTCTGTATAACCAAGCCCTGTTAATCGAAGGACTGCCGGTTGATGATCCGGTTGAGTTTTCCAATAACATGTGCAAGGTGATGGTGACGGCTTAAGTCAATTGGCTTTAGCGGTCATCTGGAAACGGAACCAAGCTGCGACTGTAAGTGACCGTCTGGTCCTTGCTTCGCAGCTTTTTTTATTGTATAGGAAATTATAAATTTAACTGTCTGTGGATCATTATTGGCTGAACCAGCCACGTCCAGCTCCAGCGCCTACCCCCTCGAGGTCTTAAGCCCACCCTCTGTGTGGCAAAAAGCGCCACGCCGAGGCTGTTCTTAAGCTTGTCGGGGGTGAGCAAGGCGCTTGCGCTTTTGTCCTTGTCCAGTGTTAAAAACTAGGTAATAAGAAGTAGTTGACAGAAAATTGTAAAAAAACATTGAAAAGAGAAAGAAATAGCTCTATAATAACTACCATATTAGTATAATTAATCTGCAAGAGAGGGGGGAGGGTTATAACACCAAAAACCGAAATAAAAGGTTCTGTAAGGGACTATGTTTATCAAAGCATCAAACAGCAAATCGTCAATTTAGAGCTCGAGCCGGGCAGGAAAGTTTCCGAAAAAGAAATGGCTGAAAGGCTGCAAGTCAGCAAGACACCTGTAAGAGAAGCGTTTCTGCGGCTGGCCCAGGAGGAACTGATCGGTGTCATCCCACAGAGTGGGACCACGATTATGAAGATTGACTTATCGCTTGTGGAAGAAGGTCGTTTCGTACGCGAAAATATTGAAAAAGCCGTCGTGAAAGAAGCCTGCAGGAACTTCGATGCAGAGCAATTATTCCAAGTGGAGAGCAATATTGCATTACAGCTTTTATGTTTGGAAAAAGGATCTTACCAACGGCTGTTCGAGCTTGACGAAGCGTTCCACCGGTTGTTGTTCGAAGGTTGCCGTAAACTCCGTACATGGAATCTGATCCGGCAAATGAATACCCACTTCGACCGGCTTAGAGTACTGCGCCTTGCTGCCAACCCGGAATGGGAGGTGGTCGTTTCCCAGCATAAAGCGGTTTTCGATTGCATTGCCAATCATGATGAAGAAGGGGCTGAGGAGAAGATGTCCATCCATTTGAAACTGGTCAACTTCGAAAAAGAAGAATTGAAGGCGGCATACCCGGGATTTTTTCAATGAAGGGCATGATTTCTTTTCCTTATTGAAATAAGGAAAAGAATGCTGATTGAAGGGGATTTGGCTTGATTTATTTTGTATAACCGCTTGATTGACTAATTAAAAGGAGGAATAAACCCAAACTAATATACTAATTATAATAGTCGATTAATAAGCAAGATACTATTTTTTTAATCCATAATGAAAGCGTTAACATATTTTGCGGGAGGTGGTATGGGACGATTGCCTGGGACAGGTAAAGGGATGGGCTGGTCAGAAGTTCGCTAGGAGCGTGGCGTTTGGATTTTTATCAAATAGGAGGGTGAATATGAACAGGATTAAAAAGCAATACCTTATTTTTGTCTCGGTGATTATGTCGCTCGGATTAATATTGGCGGGATGCAGCAACAGTTCATCGGAGGCATCAGGAGATGAAGCCGTCAATATAAAATTTTCCTGGTGGAGTAACCCGCATCGAACGGAAATAACAAAGCAAGCCATCGAAATGTTTGAAGAGAAGTATCCGGACATAGATGTAACGATGGAATACTACTCCTGGGATAGTTACTGGCAAAAGCTTGCAACAGAAGCAGCGGGGGGAGGAGCACCGGATGTCATGCAAATGGATGGTTCACGGTTGAAGGAATATGTGAGCAAAGAACAATTAATGGATTTGGCCGAGACGGATATTGATATCTCGGGAATACCAGATAATACAGTAGAGTTGGGGAAGGTAGATGGAAAGTTATACGGCCTGACTACTTCAGTCAATGCACAACTCCTGATTTCCAATCCGGATATTCTCAAAAAGGCTGGTGTTAGCTTTCCGGAGGAAAATTATACGTGGGAAGATTTCGCCGATTTATGTGTGAAAATCTATGAAGAAACAGGAGTACACGGAACGCCAAATGAAATGGAACAGCCTGCGTTTCTGGATTACTTTGCAAGAACCAAGGAGGAAAACCTCTATGCACCCAATGGCTCATCCGTAGGCCTTTCCAAAGAGACATTGACTGCCTGGTTCCAATATTGGCTGGATTTGCAAGAGAAGGGCGGTGTCCCGAGTGCTGAGGATAATGCGGCATATCAGCATAATGATCACTCAGCTAGTCCGTTTATTGAAGAAAAGACAGCGTTCAACTGGTTATTCCTTGGGACTGGCGGCGAGTTTGAAAAGAATCTGGGGAAACCGATTGAAAGGGTTTTACTTCCGGAATGGGGAAATGAAAATAAACCATATCCTTTACATGCGGCTATGTTTTGGACGATGTCTTCTAAAACAGAACATCCGGAGGCTGCGGCCAAGCTGATTAACTTCCTGGAAAACGATCCGGAAGTAGCCAAGATTTTTGAAAATGACCGTGGTATTCCGGCAAATTCGGAAAATATGAAGTTAGTGGCAGAAAATACAAATGATGATACCGTTCAAAGGCAAAATGAATTCATGGAAAAAGTAGAAGAAGTTGCAACTCCGAACGATTTAGCCCCTATTAATTCCAGCAGTACTGGAGACATCTTGAAAAACATTGCCCATGAAGTGACATTTAAGAAGCTGACCCCGAGTGAAGCGGCAGATAAGTTTATCAACGAGGTAAACGAGGCATTATCAGCAGGCTAATCTTACTACTTATAGTTGACATGATGCCATCTGTTGGGTGGCATCATGTCAAAAGGAGGTTTTTTGGATGGAGGCACCCGTTCAGGTAATAGAGACAAAGCGGAAGCAAAACCAGAACAAGGATCCTAAAAAAAGACGTTCTCGTTTGGAGACGCCTTTACAACGGAATTTGACTGCTTATGGTTTTTTAGCACCATGGCTTATCGGCATGCTGTTTCTCACGGTCGGTTCCATGATGTTCACGTTTTATTTGGCTTTTACAGACTACGACTTGTTGACGTCCCCAACTTGGACTGGAATGGATAATTTTTCGAATATATGGAGTGATGCCAATTTTTGGGACTCCATTCGGGCGACATTGGTTTATGTGGTCCTATCCGTTCCTGCAAGATTGATAGCATCTTTGTTGATTGCCTTACTTCTTTTCAAAGAAGTAAGGGGAATAGGGCTTTACCGCGCTTTAATTTATTTGCCTTCTTTAATCGGCGGAAGCGTAGGGGTATCGATAGGATGGAAGAAGCTGTTTGCGACGGATGGGCCCATTAACTCCTTCGTCGGGATTTTTGGAGTCGAAGGTCCGAATTGGATTGGAAATCCGTCAACGGCCATCATGGTATTAATCCTGTTAAGTGTATGGCAGTTTGGATCGGAGATGGTTATTTTCCTGGCTGGTTTAAAGCAGATTCCGACTTATTTATATGAAGCTGCAACGATCGACGGAGCTTCCAGGATTAAAAGCTTTTTCAGTGTGACACTGCCAATGTTGTCGCCGATTGTATTTTTTAATTTGCTGATGGGGACTATTTCTTCCTTCATGGTCTTCACACAGGTTTACATTATTACTGGCGGCGGTCCGATGAATTCTACACTTTTTTATGTCTACTATCTCTATCAGCAGGCTTTTACCTATTACAACATGGGATATGCTGCTGCGTTATCTATCATTTTGCTCGTGATTATCGCTGCTTTTTCGGGATTCATTTTTTTGACGTCCAAATACTGGGTTAACTACGATGTATAGGGTGGTGTGCAAGAATCATGAATAAAAAATCTTCGAGAAAAGTGTTGCGGCATCTCTTGCTGATCATTGTATCTTTTATCATGCTCTATCCAATTTTGTGGATGTTTTTTTCCTCTTTTAAGCCGGACACTGAAATATTTTCAACTTCCAGTTTATGGCCGGAAACCTGGACGTTGGAGCATTATCTTTCTGGCTTCGGCAATGATGCGCCGATGAACTTTGGACCCATGTTTTTTTATTCCTTTTTGGTATCGGTCGTTGTGGTAATCGGAACAGTCCTCAGTTCAACGCTGACCGGTTTTGCTTTTGCAAGGCTCCATTTTACACCGCGGCGATTCTTTATTGGCTTTATGTTTGCAACCATGATGCTGCCAGCACAGGTTGTCATGATTCCTCAATACATCATTTTTCATAAGGTCGGCTGGGTGAATACATTTATTCCCCTGATGCTGCCAAGTTTTCTCGGCACCGTGCCGTTCTTTATCTACTTAATGGTACAATTCGTTCGCGGAATTCCGAAAGAGCTGGACGAAGCAGCCTTGATTGATGGCTGCAGTAAGTGGCGTCTGTACCGCTCTGTTATTTTACCGCTTTCCCAACCGGCGATTGTCACCATGTCAATTTTTGCTTTTTATTGGACGTGGAATGACTTCTTCGGTCAACTAATCTACTTATCCAATCCGGAACTTTATACGGTATCCCTTGGGTTGAGCATGTTCATGACAAACATGGGCGAAACCCAGTGGGGGAATTTATTTGCCATGTCAATTTTGTCTGTAATTCCCGTATTTATTATCTTCTTGGTTTTCCAGCGCTACTTGGTGGAGGGAATTGCGACCCATGGGTTAAAAGGATGACGGTGGTCATCTTGTAAAAAGGAGGTGATCAGGATGACGGTAACCGTCCAACATGTCATCAATCAGCTAAGCGAACTAGCAGAACCAATGGAAGATACGGTAGACAGACTTGAATTCGGCAATCCGAAGACGGAGGTCACTGGTATCGTGACGGCGTTTATGGCGACGTACCGGATCATACAAGCCACGGTCGAGTCAGGGGCCAACCTGCTTCTCACGCATGAGGGCACCTTTTACAGTCACAAAGGCAGCACCAGTATGTTGGAAAACGATCCGATTTACCAGCAAAAAAGGCAATTGGTTGAACAATCCGGCCTGGCTATTTACCGGCTTCACGACACGATTCACCGGTACAGCCCGGATGGGATTACAAAAGCCTTAGTGCGCCTGCTGGATTGGGAGGAGGCGGTGGCTGAGTATCTGACCGCAAGCGCCGTCGTTGATCTTCCTCCCGTCCGGCTTAAAGATGTAGCTGGATATTTAAAGGAAAAGTTGCGGCTGCCATTTGTACGCATCATGGGCGACCCGTCGACGCGTTGCAGCCGGGCGGGGGTTTTTGTTGGCTATCGTGGAGGCGGTGACTCTGTCATTCCCGTTATGCAAGCGAAAGATTTGGACGTGGCAATCATCGGGGAAGGACCGGAATGGGAGACGCCGGAATATATCAGGGATGCCATCTGCCAGGGGAAAAACAAGGCGCTGATCGTCATCGGACATGCAGAAAGCGAAAAACCAGGAATGGAACTCCTTGCCGGAAATCTGCAAGCCAGTTTTCCGACGGTACCCGTTCAGTTTTTCGACGAGGAAGCGCTCTACCATCTAGTTTGATGATGTTTTTCTGATGAATGAAACGAAACGATGAGGCAAAGAGAGGATGACTCTTGCTTCGCTGTTTCGTTTTTTTTCGTGCAGGAATATGCCTGATTCCAATCCTAAAAAATCCGCTTTCTTATTGGAAACCCTTCCATCCATGCTGTTCTCTATTGTATAGTGATTTTAATGTAAAGGTTTTCTTTTAAGGAGGAGGAGAAGGATGATTCAAGACTTTGTGGCAGATGCCAGCATGGATATAAACAAGCAGGAATGGCTGAAAGTTGAAAAATGGATGACGGGATCCCCCGCCTATATAACGAAAGAAAGAACGTTAAAAGAAGCAGGCGAAAAGATGCTGGATAACCATATCGATTTTTTGCCGGTGTTAGACGAAAGCAGGAGACCGATGGGAGTGGTGACCCTGTATGAGGTTTTCCGGCATCTTGCAGTTGGAAGAGCGGGTGCATCCCTTTTGGAGGACTGTCTGGCAGAACAGCCGATCATTCTCCCTGCTGACAGTCTGATTGATATAAGTTCCCAACGGGGCCGTTACTTTTTAGTTGTCAATGAGAAAGGACAACTGACCGGAACATTGACCCGCCATGACATGGAAAAAGCCTTCAGGCATTATATCGAAACATCGAATCAGAAAAGGCATGCGGCTGAAGCGCTTGCGGTGATTCTCGAAACGGCGTACGAGGGAATAGCTGTCGTAGATGAACAGGCCAAAATCCTTGAGTTCAATGAGGCGTACAGTCGCTTTACCGGTATTCCCAGGGAAGAGGCAATTGGAAAGCAGGTCCAGGAAGTAATCGATAATACCAATTTGCACAATACGGTCCGGACAGGAATGACGGAGCGAGGGGTCGTCCAGTACATCCAAGGGGAAGCAATGATTGTCCACCGGATACCGATTTGGAAAGAGGATCGTCTCGTCGGCGCCATCGGCATGTTGATTTTCGAAGGGGTCGGGGAGGTATATCGCATCTATGAAAAACTGCGGAGAAATGTTCACGAACCTCAATCGGTACAGAAGAGCGTATCGGCTTCTCCGCAAGGCGGCCGTCTGACTTCACTGGACCAGATTATAGGCAAAAGTACCAGCATCTCTATCATCAAGCAATTGGTACGGAGAGTATCCAAAACAGACGCCACCATTTTGATTTCCGGCGAAAGCGGAACTGGTAAAGAACTGTTTGCCCAGAGCGTCCATCAATTGAGCGGCCGGTCGCAAGGTCCGTTTATTAGTTTGAATTGCGGGGCTGTGCCCGAGCAATTGTTTGAGTCGGAGTTATTCGGCTATGAAGCGGGAGCTTTCACCGGAGCGAACCGGGAAGGGAAGCCGGGAAAATTTGAGTTGGCTCAAAACGGCACATTGTTTTTGGATGAAATAGGCGAAATGCCTTTGCTTATGCAGACAAAATTGCTCCGGGTCCTCCAGGAAAAAGAGGTAGAACGTGTCGGCGGTACGAAAAAATATAAAATAAATACACGGATTATTGCCGCCACCAACCGGGACTTAAAAGCCATGGTAGAGGCGGGGAAATTCCGTAAAGACCTTTATTACCGGATTCAGGTCATTGAACTAACCGTCCCTCCCCTAAGAGAGCGGCCGGAGGACATCCCGTTATTGCTTTCTCATTATATGAATGAGATTTGCAACAAATATCGCCTCCCCCCGAAAACGATGACAAAGGATGTCATGGCTGTCCTGTCCCGTCGTCATTGGGAAGGAAATGTGAGAGAGCTGATCAATGTGCTGGAAAAACTGCTTATTTTGGTAGAAGGGGATACGATTGAAGTGAAGCACCTCGCCTTTCTGGGTGAAGACAAAGAAAAAACACCGACAGCATCC
Encoded proteins:
- a CDS encoding phage tail tip lysozyme; its protein translation is MVSITRQISQYNFSSRNGSTVDYIVVHDVGIPGQTAKNNADYFGGGDRQSSAHYFVDRTSIYQVVEETNSAWHCGDGNGVYGITNANSIGVEMIVESGEYIHEETIRNAIGLIKELQDRYNVSLENVVRHYDASRKNCPQFLNKDGDWAGWFRFREQLAEGTAPQPNEPAYPSRNGYTEEQIDNVEIITEYFKEKGWTIAAISGLLGNMEQESYIMPDISEISNGRGYGLVQWTSSEDRSELGVDYIQRLLQDAGIEGDYRSIYTQLELLNWQMYSGTQYYEKPEYPYSPEEFTQLQDPALAARAFERNFERPRDLHPERADMAIGWYNYLTGNGNEDGNSGGSDGGGASTYTVQSGDNLSSIAVRFGVTVAQLQEWNNISDPDSIQIGQVLRVKAPTDGGGSGASTYTVQSGDNLSSIAVKFGVTVAQLQEWNNISDPDAIQIGQVLQVKAPADGGGSGASTYTVQSGDNLSSIAVKFGVTVAQLQEWNNISDPDSIQIGQVLQVKAPADGGGSGASTYTVQSGDNLSSIAVKFGVTVAQLQEWNNISDPDSIQIGQVLQVKAPADGGGSGASTYTVQSGDNLSSIAVKFGVTVAQLQEWNNISDPDSIQIGQVLKVKAPADGGGSGASTYTVQSGDNLSSIAVKFGVTVAQLQEWNNISDPNSIQIGQVLQVKAPTDGGGSGASTYTVQSGDNLSSIAVKFGVTVAQLQEWNNISDPNSIQIGQVLQVKAPTDGGGSGASTYTVQSGDNLSSIAVKFGVTVAQLQEWNNISDPNSIQIGQVLQVKAPTDGGGSGASTYTVQSGDNLSSIAVKFGVTVAQLQEWNNISDPNSIQIGQVLQVKAPTDGGGSGASTYTVQSGDNLSSIAVKFGVTVAQLQEWNNISDPNAIQIGQVLIVG
- the htpG gene encoding molecular chaperone HtpG, whose translation is MGKRKFKAESKRLLDLMINSIYSQREVFLRELISNASDAIDKIYYRALTDENLTFNQSDYYIKIEADKEARTLTLLDTGIGMTQEELEKNLGTIAKSGSLNFKNENEVKDGHDIIGQFGVGFYAAFMVADVVTVTSKALGSDEAFKWESKGSDGYTIEPVDKESTGTVITLKLKENTEDENYDEFLEEYRLKEIVKKYSDFIRYPIKMDVTKSKKEEDGDEYVEYKEEETINSMVPIWKKNKNELSDEDYENFYREKRYGFDKPLKHIHLSVDGTIRYNAMLFIPESRPFDYYTQEYQKGLELYSNGVLIMEKCADLIPDHFSFVKGLVDSEDLSLNISREMLQHDRQLKLIAKNINKKIKSQLLSLQKDDREQYEKFYNAFGRQIKFGVYNEFGANKDVLKDLLLFYSSKEKKLVTLAEYVSRMPEDQKYIYYATGESIDRIDKLPQTELVADKGYEILYFTEEIDEFAIRMLASYEEKEFKSVSSNDLGLGDEEEKTEGDEKEHQELFDYMKEQLNGKIKQVRVSKRLKTHPVCLTADGEISIEMEKVINAMPDNQHISADKVLEINPTHEVFGILKDAFEKDKDKLNLYTNILYNQALLIEGLPVDDPVEFSNNMCKVMVTA
- a CDS encoding GntR family transcriptional regulator gives rise to the protein MTPKTEIKGSVRDYVYQSIKQQIVNLELEPGRKVSEKEMAERLQVSKTPVREAFLRLAQEELIGVIPQSGTTIMKIDLSLVEEGRFVRENIEKAVVKEACRNFDAEQLFQVESNIALQLLCLEKGSYQRLFELDEAFHRLLFEGCRKLRTWNLIRQMNTHFDRLRVLRLAANPEWEVVVSQHKAVFDCIANHDEEGAEEKMSIHLKLVNFEKEELKAAYPGFFQ
- a CDS encoding ABC transporter substrate-binding protein, coding for MNRIKKQYLIFVSVIMSLGLILAGCSNSSSEASGDEAVNIKFSWWSNPHRTEITKQAIEMFEEKYPDIDVTMEYYSWDSYWQKLATEAAGGGAPDVMQMDGSRLKEYVSKEQLMDLAETDIDISGIPDNTVELGKVDGKLYGLTTSVNAQLLISNPDILKKAGVSFPEENYTWEDFADLCVKIYEETGVHGTPNEMEQPAFLDYFARTKEENLYAPNGSSVGLSKETLTAWFQYWLDLQEKGGVPSAEDNAAYQHNDHSASPFIEEKTAFNWLFLGTGGEFEKNLGKPIERVLLPEWGNENKPYPLHAAMFWTMSSKTEHPEAAAKLINFLENDPEVAKIFENDRGIPANSENMKLVAENTNDDTVQRQNEFMEKVEEVATPNDLAPINSSSTGDILKNIAHEVTFKKLTPSEAADKFINEVNEALSAG
- a CDS encoding carbohydrate ABC transporter permease; amino-acid sequence: MEAPVQVIETKRKQNQNKDPKKRRSRLETPLQRNLTAYGFLAPWLIGMLFLTVGSMMFTFYLAFTDYDLLTSPTWTGMDNFSNIWSDANFWDSIRATLVYVVLSVPARLIASLLIALLLFKEVRGIGLYRALIYLPSLIGGSVGVSIGWKKLFATDGPINSFVGIFGVEGPNWIGNPSTAIMVLILLSVWQFGSEMVIFLAGLKQIPTYLYEAATIDGASRIKSFFSVTLPMLSPIVFFNLLMGTISSFMVFTQVYIITGGGPMNSTLFYVYYLYQQAFTYYNMGYAAALSIILLVIIAAFSGFIFLTSKYWVNYDV
- a CDS encoding carbohydrate ABC transporter permease; its protein translation is MNKKSSRKVLRHLLLIIVSFIMLYPILWMFFSSFKPDTEIFSTSSLWPETWTLEHYLSGFGNDAPMNFGPMFFYSFLVSVVVVIGTVLSSTLTGFAFARLHFTPRRFFIGFMFATMMLPAQVVMIPQYIIFHKVGWVNTFIPLMLPSFLGTVPFFIYLMVQFVRGIPKELDEAALIDGCSKWRLYRSVILPLSQPAIVTMSIFAFYWTWNDFFGQLIYLSNPELYTVSLGLSMFMTNMGETQWGNLFAMSILSVIPVFIIFLVFQRYLVEGIATHGLKG
- a CDS encoding Nif3-like dinuclear metal center hexameric protein, which translates into the protein MTVTVQHVINQLSELAEPMEDTVDRLEFGNPKTEVTGIVTAFMATYRIIQATVESGANLLLTHEGTFYSHKGSTSMLENDPIYQQKRQLVEQSGLAIYRLHDTIHRYSPDGITKALVRLLDWEEAVAEYLTASAVVDLPPVRLKDVAGYLKEKLRLPFVRIMGDPSTRCSRAGVFVGYRGGGDSVIPVMQAKDLDVAIIGEGPEWETPEYIRDAICQGKNKALIVIGHAESEKPGMELLAGNLQASFPTVPVQFFDEEALYHLV
- a CDS encoding sigma 54-interacting transcriptional regulator codes for the protein MIQDFVADASMDINKQEWLKVEKWMTGSPAYITKERTLKEAGEKMLDNHIDFLPVLDESRRPMGVVTLYEVFRHLAVGRAGASLLEDCLAEQPIILPADSLIDISSQRGRYFLVVNEKGQLTGTLTRHDMEKAFRHYIETSNQKRHAAEALAVILETAYEGIAVVDEQAKILEFNEAYSRFTGIPREEAIGKQVQEVIDNTNLHNTVRTGMTERGVVQYIQGEAMIVHRIPIWKEDRLVGAIGMLIFEGVGEVYRIYEKLRRNVHEPQSVQKSVSASPQGGRLTSLDQIIGKSTSISIIKQLVRRVSKTDATILISGESGTGKELFAQSVHQLSGRSQGPFISLNCGAVPEQLFESELFGYEAGAFTGANREGKPGKFELAQNGTLFLDEIGEMPLLMQTKLLRVLQEKEVERVGGTKKYKINTRIIAATNRDLKAMVEAGKFRKDLYYRIQVIELTVPPLRERPEDIPLLLSHYMNEICNKYRLPPKTMTKDVMAVLSRRHWEGNVRELINVLEKLLILVEGDTIEVKHLAFLGEDKEKTPTASHENNQARLMDNVKAQEKHLIEKVLAESGGNKTRAAKELGIHRTTLYQKMKKYHIDD